Sequence from the Megalops cyprinoides isolate fMegCyp1 chromosome 9, fMegCyp1.pri, whole genome shotgun sequence genome:
TTCTGTCTGcgcacacctgtgtgttttgCTGTCTAGTTGTCCATCTGtccgtgtgtgcgcgtgcgtgaatctgtctgtctgtctctatgtGTGTAACTGTGGTTTCCCTGCAGACATTGTCAACACTGCCCGTCCGGATGAGAAAGCCATAATGACCTATGTGTCCAGTTTCTACCATGCCTTCTCTGGAGCTCAGAAGGtacccctcccccatccccctccccaccctcccccatGTCCCGTCCCTAAGCTGCTATCTGGCATGGCTTTCTCCTCCAGCATTGGGATTGGCTGTGGGTGCTGCTCAGGgccgccacccccccctcactgGACACGTGAACCACCACTCCCCTGTACAGAACTGAGCCAACAACTGCTCCAATCTGGCCCCAACTGGCCCAGCTCTAAAGCTTTCTCTGCTCACACAACCAAGTGAAGGAGCTGGTAACAACAGAACGAAACGAAGGTGCTTATAAAGTCAGAACTACATGAAGGAGCTGGTTAGCAGCAGCATATCTCTGCTGTAGGATCGGGTTCCGTTTCCTTGCTCTGGATAGGCGACAGGTCAGGGCTTGGGCTCTCAGCTGCAGGGTTGATAGTTGTAATCCTAGTTTCATACAACATGGCTGCACCGTTCAGAAAAGTACTGAAAAaattttatcataaaatatatCTGCACTGTAAGACTGTAAGCAGTGAAAGCTCTCCTGCGGGTGCCTTCTTGAAGTAAACTTATCAGATAAGACTGTTGCTCAGAGACCGTGTTATCATTAATAGACTTCCTCCTCTGAATTCCCAGAAGTCGTGAGGGACCAAAAAGCCGTTTAAACGGCCTTCAGGCGTCTCACGAAATCATATCGCGCCTGCATTATTTCCAGGCAGAAGGCACACTTCACCGCCTCCTAATGAAGCAAACCGGCAGGACTTGTTTTCTTCCTCGcgttctgtccctctctgcgGACTGGAAATGTTAACGAGCTGACGCATCACCTGTTTTCCAtcttattataattaatattttattcattaagaTGTTTTTGAGGAGTGCCGGTCCCGGGAGAGGGTGTTTTATTCTAAGTCTTAACTCGATCCGCAGCCAGACTTCCATTTGCAGCGTCCTAGATACGGGCCGACCGCCAAGGTGTAGAGCCGGCAAACAAACAAGTTCATTTAATGAGAGCCCTGCTGGAGCACAGAGCCATAGCATTTTGCTCTGCTAAGCAGTTTCTCTAATTTGGTAATTAAGTCGTGTTTGgtttgctctttaaaaaaaaaaacaatattcagaGACAGTGCAGGTCCAGCATTGAGGGAGATTTGTTTCTGTAGTTACCAGCTTGACTGCACTTTACTCAAATTCGCAGTCGGGTGCATTGGCTGGAAGTGGTGTGAGGGGGGGCGTGTCCGGTTTGTGGGGGTGTGGCCCTGACCCTCCTACCCTGCGGAGCTGCTGACAGcgggcccctccccctctgaggtggggctgtctctctctcactgactgacCATTACCATCCTGCAGCGGTTCTCCCCTGGGAAAGGCCGCTGGGGCTGGGCGCCGGCAGCGGCCTgcatcatcctcctcctcctctcccccttcccctgcaGCGCGGGGATCTCCTGGGTGATGGGGCAGCTTGGCTTCactgctttctgtctctctctctccctctctctcccgcacaCTCACTCGCTCCCTTGGCTGGCTCGCTGCAGACATCGTGGGCACTCTGCGGCCTGACGAGAAGGCCATCATGACCTATGTGTCCTGCTTCTATCACGCCTTCTCGGGTGCCCAGAAGGTGAGGACTGACCTCTggcctttgacctctgaccctttgGCAGGATGCGCCTGGTGCGGGAAGGTGGTGGGGCTAAGGGCAAACTGGCAAACGACGTATCCGCTTTGGGCTTTCGCCTAATTCCCCTCACAGAAATTCCCTCATCTTTTTCCCCTGTTATATTTTGTTCAGTTAATTTTCtacactgtttatttacagatgtatttaaatgaaatgctttaacTGTCACCTGAAGTACCTGTGTGAACTGTTAGATTGTGCGGTAATATAGTCCCATGCTGTCTGTGTATTGCAGAGTTAGGTTGTTCCGTAGTGATCCCAGATGAGCTGGACGAAGCGGTACTGAATGCTGATGTGGTTTTTATAGCATTTACAGCATGTATCTTTCAGACACAGAGTGTGTGGAGCTAGCAGATACACCGCTACCACTAACCACAGCTGGTGATAGGCACACAGCGTtgcccttgtgtgtgtgaaaggggctgCATTCATTTAGAGAAATATTTGTGCATACACTGGCTGAGATGAGAGTTCAGTAGTGTCTTGAGTAGTTGTGTTTATGTGGGCGTGTGTTTGAATTGACAGCCTCACTCCTGGCTCGCCGGGTTTCTCATTGTGGCATCAACTCATGTTCACTGTTGATTTGTGTTCCGTGTGAATCCGCTCTTTAACACTTCCTTTGTTCAGGCTCTTGAAAACTGTTTATGTCAACACCGTTTATCGTAACACCGTATTGAATTCTAAGACATTACAGGTCCGAAATAAAACGCAACTCTAACCACGAGCTTTAGGCACCTTGTCTACCATGTTTAAAATCTTTATAAATCCTTTTACCTAGGTCAGATACCCCTATATTATTATTTAGATTTGGTAGTGCCAGTTGTCTGACCCTTTagtttcctcttcctcttttgtgtgcatgtctgtgcagtTCTGAACTCACACCAGTCTggtttcctctctgcctgtctgtatctctcttcACATACGTCTGGTGGCAACCGCGGAACTGTGATAAGTATGCACCGACAGCTTCAGACGCAATGCTTGTTACCCGCTGCATACTGGCTGAGCGTCTGAATCATCCGCTGCAGTTTATTGCTTGGCCtttgtgcatacattatctcGGTTTAGACCACAGCTCTCACCAGATAAGCTGTCAGGCCTGATGAGCGAGGCTACCTCGCTGTGACCTTTGCGGGGGTCGTCCATGTGCAGtttgcacctcctcctccttccctctgtcccctttctctccccttcctccatctcttcccCTTCGGTCTCCCTTTCTCATGCCATCTATCTGTTGCTGTTAGTGTGTCTACCTGTGCCTGTAGCCCAGGGAGGGTAGTTCGCTCAGGTAGAAGGATTGCCCTGTGTGGACTGGATCAGAAATGCGCAGAGATAGGCGGTTTGTCTGTAAAAAAGTTGGTGTGGACGAAGCACGAAGTCATGAGCAGCATGGAGAGTATTATTGGGCTGCACAGTTCTTTCACAATGCACCAGCTCGTCCACAGTGGGCCTGCTGTTATGCAGCGCTTCCAGTTTATCAGATGCggaaatcatttgtgtgtgtatttgataCAGCAACACATCAACTTTGTATGTATTTCTTGGGCTCTGAAAGGCTATGCCTTTCCCTCATTGTCACTTACCTTACTCTGTTCAGACATGGATTCATGACTGAACTGATAAATGTAGATTTTAGAGGTGCTAAGGACATAAAAATTGCTGCTGTAACTGGAACATTAAAAAGGATGAGAACAGCCACCTTTGATATGGATTGTAGATTCATCATTTGATTTAGCAGTGTCACCTCAACAGTGGTTTTACTGTCTGCTGATGGCTCTCATCTGTGATAGGCTGAGACAGCAGCCAATCGGATCTGCAAGGTACTAGCAGTGAACCAAGAGAATGAGCACCTGATGGAGGACTACGAGAAGCTGGCCAGCGATGTGAGTACCCACCTCTGCTGTCCACAgtttctgcctcttcctctACTTCTCTGCCGCCAACAGCAGAGCATCTACTACTTTCTCTGTATGTTATCATGTATTCCATTTTTCCATGTCTCCATGAATGTCTCCTTTCCTGCTCTTTCTGGGTCAAAATTTGCATCTTTCCAAATATCTTTACACCATTTTGAGTCTTGTATCcaattctctctctgtctccctctctcacacactctctctctctcgcacgcacacacaccccctctctgtgactctgggtccaccccccccccccccccccccactccattCCCCttacccccctcctctcccagctgCTGGAGTGGATCCGCCGCACCATCCCCTGGCTGGAGAACCGCGCCCCGGAGAAGACCATGGCGGAGATgcagcagaagctggaggactTCCGCGATTACCGCCGCGTCCACAAGCCACCCAAAGTGCAGGAGAAATGCCAGCTGGAGATCAACTTCAACACCCTGCAGACCAAGCTGAGGCTGAGCAACCGGCCCGCCTTCATGCCCTCCGAGGGCCGCATGGTGTCGGTGAGGAGGACACCCTCATTCTCCACCTTtctgcggaaaaaaaaaaaaacacacacacataaaagccTGAATGTTGAATAAAGTTTCAGATTCAGCATGGAGCAGCAGGTGGTACTCTGCTCAGTTTTATTCAGCCTGCAGCACGTGGGTTTGCGTCCCCCTTTGGGAGGAATGTGGTCTTCTGTCTTTTAATTAAAGCAGTTTACCTCAGATGCTCCAGTAAACCCCCTACCCTTTAGGTTGGTTTGTAGAGTAGAGTGTGTCATgtgaaaagcaaagaaaagaaaaatcttaTCCTCGGCCTGCCAAGCAAATACATGTCATTCCATGTTATTACAGTAAATTAACATTTGGTGTCTTTTTACAATACAGTTcctgtcaaaagtttggacacaccttattaagataatgggaaacatacattcaaaaagACTTAGATTTAAAGACTTATCCTTAAATTCTTGAATTTTTTCTCTATAGACAACAATAAATACTAAAaatgatgcctatgtatgaatttctttcccaaaaaactttaattttttttttttttaattaaaaatatttcttggctattttaaagaatataaaatataagagttttgaattgtttaacacttttttgacactgcataattccatttgtgttatttcatagtttgatgtctttgctattattccaaaatgtggatagtaaatagtaaaaataaagagagaaaagtatGTCCATAGTTTTGAATGGTACTTTGTAGTGTACTATTTATGGTAAGGATCAGAAtggcacactgacacattttcacacttgGCTGTCTCACACCCCATTAGTCACTATGACACATGTTGCTAATCGTTATAGCTCGTCATGGGTGCTTTGTCGCCTCATCGGTCTTGATTGGTTGATGCTGATGACTGAGTGTTCCCGTGCAGGACATCAACGGGGCGTGGCATAACCTGGAGGGGGCAGAGAAGGGCTACGAGGAGTGGCTGCTTAACGAGATCCGGCGCCTGGAGAGACTGGACCACCTGGCCGAGAAGTTCCGCCAGAAAGCCACCATCCACGAGTCCTGGACCGATGGTACCCTCACACGAACGCTCTTCAaattctctgtctctcgctaTCCTTCgttcttgttctctctccctgtctttcaaCCCTTCAGTTTGCCTTCTTACAGGGCCCTGATTGGAGGTACCCTTATTCACAATATTtagcttacattacattacattcatttagcagacacccttatccagagcaacttcccGCACGAAGtagcagaagtgtatccattcaagttgaatgagcaacagtgtcagaccaggctaacaaccaGGCCTGGCACTATGGGGGGTGCTTAGGGttgcattgcacccccagatggacctcagcgcatccccagttgtctccttatatcccgatgtcttcgtagtatttatgactttttgtgcacccctgtggattgcagttgtACCCCTGTGTATTTTCTCCTGACGCTGAGCctgctaacaacactcccagaccaatgaaTGTCagcgtaacactattcaagccctaccacaagttaacttgaacctgactagacagcctagaacCTAAGGGAATCCAAGTACACGCACTcccatacatcagtcactagatcagaATCCAAAATGCATGACGACACATGAAAtaagcaagtaatacaagtagcaggtgttagtggGTGAGGAATGAGGTGGAACCAAGGTCCAGTCTGAAGAGTTGACTCTTCTGTCTGCATTGGAAGGTGACCAGTGATTCCACTCTCCTGacccccgtggggagttcattccaccaccaaGGGACCAGTACAGATAAGAATCCTATCTGAGTGGAGTGACCCCATCGGGATGGGGGAGACAGTTGCCCTGTGGTAGCATCTTGTTTCTGTCCTGCACActcctctgtctgcactgtaccctctctctgtttctctctgaatCACGTCCTCCCTTCATCACAGATCTTTCCTGATCTTGCCTCCGGGCTCCttacccccccctcctctcccccgtTTCCATCCCCAGGTAAGGAGGCCATGCTGACACAGAAGGACTACGAGACGGCCTCCCTGTCGGAGGTGAAGGCCCTGCTCAGGAAGCACGAGGCCTTCGAGAGCGACCTGGCCGCACACCAGGACCGCGTGGAGCAGATCGCCGCCATCGCCCAGGAGCTCAAGTAAgagcaggggggaagggggggagagagggaggaagggagagaacgGGAAGGCCTTGAGAGAAtgcagtaaatgtgtgtttttgtgatctGCCTCTTTGGCTCTGTATTGACTgatcctctcctttctcccctcaGCGAACTGGATTACTACGACTCCCCCAGCGTGAATGCTCGCTGTCAGAAGATCTGTGAGCAGTGGGACGCCCTGGGCTCCCTCACCCAGAGCCGTAGGGAGTCTCTAGAGGTGCGGAACCAAGCGACCGATCCCACTTAAATAGCAAGAAATTCACTGACACTTTTTAAAGTATGAATCTCTGCTGACGAAAGCCAGTCCATAGGAATTATACCaccactctgctctctcctacacagaggacagagaagcaGCTGGAGTCCATTGACGAGCTGTACCTGGAGTACGCCAAGAGGGCGGCGCCCTTCAACAACTGGATGGAGGGAGCTATGGAGGACCTGCAGGACATGTTCATTGTGCACAACATCGAGGAGAtccaggtgagggagagaggaggagagaagctTGTCCCAAAGGCAGTGCCACAGATGGCGTTCTTTGAAAGTTTCACTAAGTTTGCATTGACGTTGTGATTCAGCAGGACTTTGAGATCCTTAGATCTAGATTAAGTAATGGAGATTTGTAGGGTATGAATCCAATGTACTGTCAGTCTTTTGAGTATGATCGCAGCGGCGGTAATATTCTTGCGTGGGTCGTGACTCCTTTgtccctctttcctccctccctctgcagggCCTGATCACAGCACACGAGCAGTTCAAATCCACCCTCCCAGAGGCCAACAAGGAGAGGGAGGCCATCCAGGCCATCCAGGCGGAGGTGCAGAAGATCGCCCAGTACAACGGGATCAAACTGGCCGGGAGCAACCCCTACACCTCCATCACACCCGAAAGCATCGACAGCAAGTGGGAcaaggtgtgtgcatgtgcgcgtgcgtgtgcgtatgtgtgtatatatgtgtgtgtttgcatttgtgtgcatatttgcaTGCGCTCTCACTACAGGTTAGTGAGCTCTTAGATCCTGTCATGTCGAATTCATACTGGTGTCTGACTCTGTCGCCACCTGTGGTTATTTACGGGTACTGCAGCCTGTGGCCAGCTAGATGCAGCAGTTGTGTTGACTCTTGCGCCCCCTTCTGTCTCCCCACAGGTACAGCAGCTGGTGCCGCAGCGTGACCaggccctgcaggaggagctgacCCGGCAACAGTCCAACGACCACCTGCGCCGTCAGTTCGCAAACCAGGCCAACATCGTTGGGCCCTGGATACAGAACAAGATGGAGGTCGGTGGCCGTGACTGTCTTTGGCTCCGCTTTACCTCTGCCCTTCATCTCTTATTCTCTCTTTGTTAGTGTAAAACATCTTTAGGCTAAAGGAATCATACATCACCGATCTCTGCTTCATACATCTGCCCAGCTTTTTATGTAGTGCTACACTGTGTGTAATGTAGTTTTTCATAGGCTTTTTCTGCCTTACTCCCAGTAAGAGAACAGACGTGTGAGGGCTTAATGTAATCAGTTTGCATATCCATCTCCAAACATAGCATGGGCACAGAGATAAGCTGACACTGGGCTGCAGATTGAAGGCGTTACAGTGAGTGGAGGGTACTGAGAGAGGGAGTCTCTGAAGGACGCGGAGCGTGTTTAACCCGTTCTTAATCCCTGTGTGTAGGAGATTGGCAGGATATCCATCGAGATGAACGGGACGCTGGAGGACCAGCTCACCCACCTGCGGCAGTACGAGCAAAGCATCATCGAGTACAAGCCCAACATCGACCAGCTGGAGGGAGACCACCAGCTCATCCAGGAGGCCCTGATCTTTGACAACAAGTACACCGCCTACACCATGGAGGTACGCCGAccgcatctctctctccattggGCTGTCACTGTCCACAAGTTCATAGCAGTGTACAACATCGCATAACAGTGTGATGTTGCTGTtctttgtctgcctgtctgttcaCAACtcacattctctttctctctgtctctctctctctctctttctctctttggtTCCCTCCCCCAGCACCTCCGTGTGGGCTGGGAGCAGCTCCTCACCACCATCGCCCGCACCATCAACGAGATCGAGAACCAGATCCTGACCCGCGACGCCAAGGGCATCAGCCAGGAGCAGCTGCACGAGTACCGCGCCTCCTTCAACCACTTCGACAAGGTCAGGGAGGccggggagggggcggagctctgGCGCGAGGAGTGTAGGGGAACAGGGCTGAGACaggggggagggtgtggggtAGAGACACATGAGAGCACCTGCGATTAGCATGCTGAGAATGTTGTGTGACATCTGTGGTGTAGCGAATGAGGCACAGTAGGTACTGTGTTGTTAAAAGCAGGAGCTGTGACCGTAGACTCTGGAGTGCGCTTTCGAGTCCCTCAGTCATTCTCACACTctcgtgccccccccccccatgtcctCTCCTCATCACCTCACTGTTTCAGTGCTCGGAGGCATTACACTTTGAGTCAGAAGAGCAAGGTGCTTGTGAACATGCACTGCTGGGTTTTAGTTATTCATGTCAACAAAATCATCTGCCTCATCAGGAgaaattgaatttaattcaGAGTGGCAGGAGTGtggattgttttcatttgcatgtatattAGAGATTTGCATAATGTTACAGGAGACGTTCTGTCAGAAATCTGATTCTGGGCAgaagccagacagagagagggagacaattTGGGTGTAATTTAGGTCTGAATTTTATCAGCTTCAGTTTGTGAATTATGTGTAGGGAATAATTAGGAATTGCAAAACCATCTGCGTGTCATTTCCATTGCATCCGATTTGTCATGTGActgtttcccatcatgcccttTAGACACTGTCTAACATTCATGGCGTTTGTCCCCTccattcccccctccccaactgTATCCCCTCATGTCGCGATTGTCAACTTCACTCCCGTCCATTCCATGGTCCCACGATCACCTGACCACCTGTCATCCTCCCACCGTCGTCATCTGCACCGCGATTTGCCGGCTGCCTCACGTGGCCCGTGCTGTGATTGGCCGTTCCCCAACCATAGGATCACAGTGGGGCTCTGATGGCAGAGGAGTTCAAGGCCTGCCTGATCAGCTTGGGCTATGATGTGGAGAATGACAAGCAGGTATGAACAGAATGAGAAAGgtacacagagagggagaaggtcCCCCTTGTTGTAGGGGGTCTGTGCATTCCTGTCTCGACCGCAGCTTCTCCTTGCACTCGCTTGCTCCGACGACCTGCTGATTTATCCCTCTGGTTTTAACGCCTTTCTTAACTGCtctgattttctctttttttttcccccttttttgtgCCCCTGCATCACCTTGCTCTGTGCACGTCCATTTTTCACTCCTCTTCTCTGGTCTGTTTCTCtgcccccttccctccacctgtctcctccctcctcacatCACTGCGCCCTGTCTCTCTATTTCACTGTTGTCtgcctgttctctctctccctcacccacaTCCTGGTCGTTGcgcctcctccttctccccttcACCCGTCACTCTTCCATCCCTCCGTatatctttccctctctccatccatctcttcCCTCCTTCGCTGGGCACAGAAGCGCACGGGGATGATGGACAGCGATGATTTCCGCGCTCTGCTCATTTCCACGGGATATAGCTTGGTACGGCCgttttgctctctctgtctgtctgtctgtctctcctttctgtccCTGCCTGCTGCGCTGGCCACTCCTTACTGCTGGGCTGCTCTTGCCCCGCCTCCAGTCACTCAATGTGCCCTTTTATGACCAGAACTTTGAACACACGGTTTGAGAACTGGACTTATGACCAGAAGTTTTCAGGTTTGAACCCTGGATGAGAGGCTACTGATGCACCTTGAAgtgtaataacaataatgtggTGCATACAGCTTTTTGAGATACAGTGGCACAAACACCCCTTGAAAGCCTGCCGTACTGGTCAGTACATGTGGATGTTGCACTatactgtaaatgaaacaagtttgtattatttacatttggATATGTGTCAGCCCCAGACACAATCTTTTTTGTAGGCATAGTACTGTGCTCTTACTGGAAATGGATGTAATATCATAGTAACCTTGGAACAAAGTTATTAGAATTTAGGGGGCTTGTGTACTCCCCCACACACCTCTGGTGCCGGGTTAACCTCTTGCGCTGGTTTCCAGGGCGACGCTGAGTTTGCGCGTATCATGGGCATCGTTGATCCCAACAACAGCGGGGCGGTGACCTTCCAGGCGTTCATCGACTTCATGTCCCGGGAGACCACCGACACAGACACGGCAGACCAGGTCATCGCCTCTTTCAAGATCCTGGCTGGTGACAAGGTGAGTAGCGGGTGCTTAAAGACTGAGACAGAAAAGTAGAGGAAGAGATGAGAGGGGTCGGGACTGTGAAACGGATAGGGACCGAGGGATGGGGACTGAGAGatagggggagaggggtgggatggtgagagagggcagagactgagagaaagaggggtggAGATCGATGGGGACTTAAAGAGACAGGCTGTGAGTGGGAAAGTGTGTGGCCTCTACTGTGTGAGGACAGGTAAGTTGTGCCATGACATAATGCAGTCTAATGTATGGGCAGCTGTTAGTGTGGATATGTTAGAGACTATCTCTTCGACTGTGCGTCTCCCCTCCGACTGACTTTGTCTCTCTCCGCCTGTCAGAACTACATCACAGCGGAGGAGCTGCGACGGGAGCTGCCCCCGGACCAGGCGGAGTACTGCATCGCCCGCATGGCGCCTTACACGGGCCCCGACGCCGTGCCCGGAGCCCTCGACTACATGTCCTTCTCCACTGCGCTGTATGGGGAGAGCGACCTCTAAAAGCAGAGCGAGGCGGGCAGCCggaggcggtgggggggtgggggaggacgGAACAAGGGGCGCGGCAGCCCAACTTGCATTGCAAAGAGCAGTCTGCACCCCTCCAGAGTTTCCATTTGCCTGCTGTCATTCATGGGGAGCGGTAGCGGTGGGGAGGGGTGACTGGCTGCATTAGCTTTGTGATTTGACTCTGGCCGCTTAGAGCAAGCCAGGAGGCCTGAAGCAGGTTAGGGAAACCAGGGAGCGGGTGCCGACTGCCCTAGAGTGCGAGTTCAGCCCTcacccctctgcctctgatTGGAGGGAACAGGCTATTTTGATgctactttttttgttttgtttttgtttttattttttgctggggaagtgggggagggtggggagggcaTTGACGGGGTTTTGGCTGTATGGAGATGTGCGCAGTaaggagcacagagagagctTATACAGAGGGATTGgtttaaacagagagaaataacaTGTATCCTCTTAACCTGTTTTGCTGGATAAGTGGATCTCAGAATATCTAACctcagcttcttttttttctctccagcaGAATGTGAGTTAACAGGTTCAGTGCTGTACATACTTATTTTTccaatacacaaaaaacacattcaattaCGGTTGCAGGCTGCTGGGGCTTCAGTCAGAGGAAATCCTTTTGAATCAAGTAAAGCACAGTTTCACAAAGAGCCCAGTACTGTAGATAGGTTTGAATTGCCACGAGCCTCCATTAGGACCTTTTAAAATTTAGTGAAAGTTCAGCTTATTGAATGACGTCTTATCtgagaagttaaaaaaaaaaaaagttcaaaaaatgaattaaaaaaaataataaattgaatGAAATCAGGGGGAGTGTTaaaatgtgcctgtgtgttttgggggctACACcccagtctctctttctcatccttctctctgtctctaatcTCCATGTCTCTGTGACGTTAGGAAGCGTGCATGGGtgtgaaaggggagggggggcagatTCTTATTAAACATTCCATTATGTCTTAATAATATAAGGAAATTACTGTCTTTGATCTATGCAATCGATTTTCAGTTCATAAtctatatatattctatatcACCATGTTCAGAGAAAGCAAATGACGGCGGGGAACTTAAATGTTAACTTCGAATTAACTGAGTAAATGAAGAGgtagaaaatgaatgctaatgTTCCTgtaaaggggaggggagggaaggggaggggggaggctcTTGGGAGAGGGACCCAAAATGAGAAGAGTTGGACCAAaagcttgttctttttttcgCAAGATTAAATACTATTGAACTTTggaattgtgattttttttttgtattctttatAATATCAAACCTTATCTGCTGTACTGGAAACTGCAAAACAGCCTTCTGTCTCTTAATGAAAAGTGAACTTCACGTGCACACATAAAATTTCCTTATAAAATATTACTACTTTGTTTCTGATTCCtttgtgtctgcttttttgttCTGTAACAAATCAGACATTTTTGTTACAGAATACTGATAGTTTTATTACACTGATATACTATATGGTTACTCTGTACTAAGTATTACTGTAGCAAAATTTGGA
This genomic interval carries:
- the actn4 gene encoding alpha-actinin-4 isoform X2 — its product is MVDYHAANNQQYTAGGPPSYMEQENDWDRDLLLDPAWEKQQRKTFTAWCNSHLRKAGTQIENIEEDFRDGLKLMLLLEVISGERLPKPERGKMRVHKINNVNKALDFIASKGVKLVSIGAEEIVDGNAKMTLGMIWTIILRFAIQDISVEETSAKEGLLLWCQRKTAPYKNVNVQNFHISWKDGLAFNALIHRHRPELIDYEKLRKDDPVTNLNNAFEVAEKYLDIPKMLDAEDIVNTARPDEKAIMTYVSSFYHAFSGAQKAETAANRICKVLAVNQENEHLMEDYEKLASDLLEWIRRTIPWLENRAPEKTMAEMQQKLEDFRDYRRVHKPPKVQEKCQLEINFNTLQTKLRLSNRPAFMPSEGRMVSDINGAWHNLEGAEKGYEEWLLNEIRRLERLDHLAEKFRQKATIHESWTDGKEAMLTQKDYETASLSEVKALLRKHEAFESDLAAHQDRVEQIAAIAQELNELDYYDSPSVNARCQKICEQWDALGSLTQSRRESLERTEKQLESIDELYLEYAKRAAPFNNWMEGAMEDLQDMFIVHNIEEIQGLITAHEQFKSTLPEANKEREAIQAIQAEVQKIAQYNGIKLAGSNPYTSITPESIDSKWDKVQQLVPQRDQALQEELTRQQSNDHLRRQFANQANIVGPWIQNKMEEIGRISIEMNGTLEDQLTHLRQYEQSIIEYKPNIDQLEGDHQLIQEALIFDNKYTAYTMEHLRVGWEQLLTTIARTINEIENQILTRDAKGISQEQLHEYRASFNHFDKDHSGALMAEEFKACLISLGYDVENDKQGDAEFARIMGIVDPNNSGAVTFQAFIDFMSRETTDTDTADQVIASFKILAGDKNYITAEELRRELPPDQAEYCIARMAPYTGPDAVPGALDYMSFSTALYGESDL
- the actn4 gene encoding alpha-actinin-4 isoform X3, whose protein sequence is MVDYHAANNQQYTAGGPPSYMEQENDWDRDLLLDPAWEKQQRKTFTAWCNSHLRKAGTQIENIEEDFRDGLKLMLLLEVISGERLPKPERGKMRVHKINNVNKALDFIASKGVKLVSIGAEEIVDGNAKMTLGMIWTIILRFAIQDISVEETSAKEGLLLWCQRKTAPYKNVNVQNFHISWKDGLAFNALIHRHRPELIDYEKLRKDDPVTNLNNAFEVAEKYLDIPKMLDAEDIVNTARPDEKAIMTYVSSFYHAFSGAQKAETAANRICKVLAVNQENEHLMEDYEKLASDLLEWIRRTIPWLENRAPEKTMAEMQQKLEDFRDYRRVHKPPKVQEKCQLEINFNTLQTKLRLSNRPAFMPSEGRMVSDINGAWHNLEGAEKGYEEWLLNEIRRLERLDHLAEKFRQKATIHESWTDGKEAMLTQKDYETASLSEVKALLRKHEAFESDLAAHQDRVEQIAAIAQELNELDYYDSPSVNARCQKICEQWDALGSLTQSRRESLERTEKQLESIDELYLEYAKRAAPFNNWMEGAMEDLQDMFIVHNIEEIQGLITAHEQFKSTLPEANKEREAIQAIQAEVQKIAQYNGIKLAGSNPYTSITPESIDSKWDKVQQLVPQRDQALQEELTRQQSNDHLRRQFANQANIVGPWIQNKMEEIGRISIEMNGTLEDQLTHLRQYEQSIIEYKPNIDQLEGDHQLIQEALIFDNKYTAYTMEHLRVGWEQLLTTIARTINEIENQILTRDAKGISQEQLHEYRASFNHFDKKRTGMMDSDDFRALLISTGYSLGDAEFARIMGIVDPNNSGAVTFQAFIDFMSRETTDTDTADQVIASFKILAGDKNYITAEELRRELPPDQAEYCIARMAPYTGPDAVPGALDYMSFSTALYGESDL
- the actn4 gene encoding alpha-actinin-4 isoform X1: MVDYHAANNQQYTAGGPPSYMEQENDWDRDLLLDPAWEKQQRKTFTAWCNSHLRKAGTQIENIEEDFRDGLKLMLLLEVISGERLPKPERGKMRVHKINNVNKALDFIASKGVKLVSIGAEEIVDGNAKMTLGMIWTIILRFAIQDISVEETSAKEGLLLWCQRKTAPYKNVNVQNFHISWKDGLAFNALIHRHRPELIDYEKLRKDDPVTNLNNAFEVAEKYLDIPKMLDAEDIVNTARPDEKAIMTYVSSFYHAFSGAQKAETAANRICKVLAVNQENEHLMEDYEKLASDLLEWIRRTIPWLENRAPEKTMAEMQQKLEDFRDYRRVHKPPKVQEKCQLEINFNTLQTKLRLSNRPAFMPSEGRMVSDINGAWHNLEGAEKGYEEWLLNEIRRLERLDHLAEKFRQKATIHESWTDGKEAMLTQKDYETASLSEVKALLRKHEAFESDLAAHQDRVEQIAAIAQELNELDYYDSPSVNARCQKICEQWDALGSLTQSRRESLERTEKQLESIDELYLEYAKRAAPFNNWMEGAMEDLQDMFIVHNIEEIQGLITAHEQFKSTLPEANKEREAIQAIQAEVQKIAQYNGIKLAGSNPYTSITPESIDSKWDKVQQLVPQRDQALQEELTRQQSNDHLRRQFANQANIVGPWIQNKMEEIGRISIEMNGTLEDQLTHLRQYEQSIIEYKPNIDQLEGDHQLIQEALIFDNKYTAYTMEHLRVGWEQLLTTIARTINEIENQILTRDAKGISQEQLHEYRASFNHFDKDHSGALMAEEFKACLISLGYDVENDKQKRTGMMDSDDFRALLISTGYSLGDAEFARIMGIVDPNNSGAVTFQAFIDFMSRETTDTDTADQVIASFKILAGDKNYITAEELRRELPPDQAEYCIARMAPYTGPDAVPGALDYMSFSTALYGESDL